The genomic DNA GACAGATAAATAAACGGTTAGTGATGAACTGCCAATTTTATCAAACCCTTTAGGTAATCCTGTCAATTTATTTCTGGAGACCCTCAATTCAACCAAGCTTGATAAGTTGACGATGGTCTCTGGGAGTTCGGTTAGGTTATTGTCATTCAGGCGGAGATACTTAAGTTGCGACAGTTGTCCGATGGAAGTAGGAAGATTGTTCAATTGGTTATCGTCCAAATTAAGCGTTTTTAATTCCCTCAAGTTACCGATGGACTCTGGAAGTATCTTGAGGTTATTCTCTCGTAATTTGAGGGTCGTCAAAGCACCAAGATTTCCGAAATTTTCTGGTAATTGGGTTATTAGATTATTCTCCAAATTCAGGATCCGAAGATCTTCCAAATCGGAAAAAGAATCAGGTAGTTTGGTGATGCTGTTTTTGGAGAGGTTCAATTCTTCCAAGGAGGTGTGTTTTCCGAAAAAGGCAGGTAATTCCGAAAGATTATTGTTCGATAAATTCAGTTCTCGAATTATCCGATAGTGACCATTGAGTGGGCTTATATCCCGAATCTTATTATTGTTCAGAATGACAATATACAGGCTTCTCATTTCGGCTACTGATGCAGGTAGGTATTCAATGTCGTTATCGGGTAGGTACAAGACTTTTAAATTTGTAAGTCCACCTATTGTTTCTGGAAGTTCGCTAAGTTGATTGCGCTGTATCTCTAAGTTTACTAATTGGGATAAATTTCCTATGGAGTTGGGTAGCCTTTTTAATTGATTATCATTTAGGACTAAGTTCAAAAGGTTCTTCAAGTCGCCGATAGCTTTGGGCAACTCTGTGATGTTATTCTCATGTAAATTGAGTTGTTCAAGGGATTCGAGTTGAGAAAAGCTTTTTGGAAGGGAACTCAAGGCGTTGTTATGCATTAAGATCGCCTTCAATGCCTTCAGTTTTCCAAAATTCTTGGGTAGTTCTACTAATTGATTGTTATATGCAATCAGTGTTTGAAGCTGTTTCAGTTCACTAAATTCGTTGGGCAACCTCATTAACTGGTTACCCTCAATATAAAGTTTTTTAAGGCTTTCCCATCCGTCTATGGTGTTGGGTAGTTTGATTAATTTATTGTAGGAGATTTTTAAATATTCAAGATTCGGTAAATGACCAAATTCATCAGGGAGCAAAGCCAAGTTGTTTTGGTCTAAGTCAAGGTGTTTCAACTTTTTTAAATTACCGATGGTCGTCGGGATTTTTATCAGTTTATTCCTCGAAATATCTAACTCCATGAGGTTGGTTAAATATCCAATTTCTACAGGTAGCGATGTGAGTTGGTTGTTTGATAATTCTAAGTAAACTATAGACGTGAGGTAGCGGATTTCTGGAGGGAGTTCGGTAAGGCCTGTACCATTTAAATGCAATGAAGTGACATTGCCGTCTTGATCCAAGTAAACTTTTTTTGATGTTTGGCTTAAGCCTAACTTTTTTAATGCATCGTATTGTTTGCTCAGGGGAGTTTGGGCTGCTTGCACGCCTTTAATAGGCGTATTATTAGGTGCAGAAGACGCTTCGCAAAGTTGTGTAGCTCCAACCAGAGATAGAAAAATGAGGGGAAAGAAAAAATACAGGGATGCTTTCATTTCATTTTCAGTTGTTTATCAGCGATGGTGAATTCTTTTAGATTGAATTTAAATCAAAATAATGATAAAAAAAATCAATACAATTTAATTATTTGAACTTTTAAAAAATGGATGGGAATTCTTTGTGATGAAGCAAAAAAAGCGGTTGCTCAAAGAACAACCGCTTAGAATATTTTTAAACTGAATCAGATTAAAGAGTTACTTTTACATAAAGTGGCGTTTCAACTTTAATATCTGAATGTTTATTGTAAGTCTTGTAGGTTACCTCAAATACCTGGCCTTCTTTCATGTTTACCATGAAGTGCGCTTTTAAAACCACGTACAGTTTGGCGTAAACTTCTTCTGCTGTTTTGTAATGGCTCAGGGTAAAGCTGCCATATTTTGGATTTTCACCTACCATGGCGTAATCATCCGCCGTTAGGGTATAGGCGGTCGCTTTGTCAACTTTAGCAGTAGGTGCGAAGTTGAAACTTGGAACGGCCAACCATTTGGTGTTGGTCACATCAAAAGTAACCATGGTGGTGTCAGCACTTTTATGGTGGTCGATGTAAGTGTTATAGGTCACGAACATTGTTTCACCGGCTTTGGCCATGTATTTATTTCCTAAAACCTCCGTTACATTCTCCTCGAAAGAAAGGCTGTCTTTACCGAAGTTTTTATATTTTTTGATGCTTTCTTTTGACGATAACGCATAATCGGCATCGGCCAAAGTGTAAGGGGCGTCTTTTGTGTATTCAGCATCTGCCACCAAAGTTTTTCCACTGATAAAACGATACCAATCATCGTTTTGAGTCAGTTTCTGATCCAATTCATCATGAATGTCTTTCATTGGGTTACAAGCAGATGCTCCCAAAACCAAAGCGAATAGGAAATAGATATAAGAATTTTTCATCTTTCTGTATTTTTATGGGGAAGCGCAGGCTCCCCCTTGAGATCAATCTTGTGATTAAAATTTAACTTTCATACCCAATGACCAGGTGCGACCTACCGTAGGGTATGCCAAAGCACTTTGCCAGTTGTGGTCGTTTCCGTCACGTGCATCAGCGATGTAATCGGTATCCAAGATATTGTTCAGGTTACCGAAGATAGTGGCGTCAAATTTACCGATTTTGAACCCGTAGTTCACATTGAAGTCCAACAAGAAGTAGTTCGGCATTTTCCATGATTGCTCACGGTCAGCAGTTTCTGGGTGTTCAGCATCAAAATCACGTTTTGAAGGATCGTAGTCGGCGTAGATGTTGCCAAAGTAGGTGCCTTCCAAACCGATTCTCAGTTTAGGCAACACTTCGTAACGTACACCCAAAGCACCCGTAGTTTGTGCAGCATTACCTACTTTAAGGTCTTTTACAGACAAGGCTTTTTCACCACCAACAGGTTGTTGGTTTTGGTCGTAGAACGTGGCGTTCACGTCATCAATCCAGTACCAGTTGTTGATCGAACCAGAACCTTTGATGGTCAATAATTTCGATGGACGGTATTCAAAGTCAAACTCAACTCCTTCGTGAAGTGCTGACAAGCCCGTAATATTGGCGAACAGGTCACCACCGTCTTGTGCTTCACCGAACAAAGTACGTGTCATGGCTTTATCTTGCCATTTGGTGATATAAGCATTTGCATTACCTGCAAATTTTGCTGAACGGTAACCGTAACCACCTTCAATAGTGATGATTTTTTCGTTTACAGCACCTTTGTTAATATCGTTTTTGTAGTTCATGAAAACAGCGTTCATGAATGGAGGGCGTTGCAAGTAACCTGCGTTTACAAACACATTATGGTGTGCATTGAAGTTATAGTTTACCCCACCTTTAATTCCGTAAGTCTGGAATGAAACATAGTCTGTTTCTTGGTTTCCTTCAGTATAGTTGAAGTAATCTTTACGCTTGTACATGATGTTCGATCCGTAGCCAGAAACGAAAGCAGAAAGATTATCCTTAGAGTATTCCAACTGAGAGAACAATGATTGCCATAGTACGTGAGAGTCGTTTTTGAAACCTACTTCATCACCTACACGAGCGATTTTATTAGGGTCATTGACATCAAAATTGCGGTCAATCATATAATCACCACCCATCAGATCAGTAACTTCTTTGGTGTGGAATCCTGTGTAAGCTCTCAAATCTACCCCTGAAGTCAGGGTCAAAGCAGGAGACAGATTAGCAGTCAATGTAGAAACACCACCGTACCAGTTGTGTGAGTTGATGGCATTGGCCATGATGGTTGTAGATTCGCCAGCAGGCTTGCCATCAGCAGCATCATTGTTTTCTTGTGCCAAAGCATCAAAATCGATGTGTGAGTTTGGCAAACGGTAGTTATTGAAGTAAGCATCTTTACCGTAACCTGCAACTCCGCCACCACGGCCGAATGAAGCATACAATACGGTTGATAACTGCAATTTATCGTTGATCGTCCAGTAATCATTCAAAGAGAATACTGGTTTCGAGTAAGAGTTCGATTTAGAGTTCAATACATGACCATTGTAAACACCCCAGTCAGCATTGTAACGACGGCCATTATTATAAATATCTTCAAGGCTCAGACGAGTAGAACGCTGCCCGTGCTCTTGGCTTGCGCCGAATACGTTGAAAGACATCATGTGGTTTGGAGTCCACTGCTTAGAAACGTTCAGGAAGTATGACCAACCCTCGAATTGAGTCGCATCAACATAACCGTTACCTTTGGTATGCGCGCCAGAGAAAGACACTGCCCAGCCGTTATCCATTTGACCTGTTGAAAGTGTTACAGATTCCTTAGAGAAACCATCATTACCTACTCCCACAAAAAAGCTACCACCTTGTTTGGCGTCTGTTGCCTGAGTTAAAATGTTAATTGTACCCCCCATAGATGGAATGGCCAATTTAGAAGCACCCAGACCGCGCTGTACCTGCATGCTGCGGGTTACGTCTGAAAGACCTGCCCAGTTCGACCAGTAAACTCGACCATTTTCCATGTCGTTCACAGGCATACCGTTAATCAAAACGGCAATGTTTTCTGAACCAAAACCACGCAAAGAGATACGGGAGTCACCGAATCCACCACCTTGTTTGGTTGCATAAACACCAGGAGTAGATTTCAGCACTTCAGGAAATTCCTGCGTACCCAATTTCTCCTGTAAAGCTTTTGCCTTAATCGTCGCTACGGCAACGGGAGTTTTACGATCAGTGGCCACCGATGCAAAAACCTGAACTTCCTGAAGACCTACGGCATCACCTTTGAGGAGGATTGTACCCAAATCTTGAGTTGTTCCATTAAGCGTTACTGGGATTTGTTGTGTTTCCATACCAACAAAAGAGACGTCCACGGTTTGAGGGCCTGTTTTGTCAGTTTTCAAAGTAAACGAACCGTCGATAGAGGTGATCGTTCCCTGTGTGGTGTGATCTAATAAAACGTTCGCCCCAATAACTGGGTCATGTGTTCCATCTTCAAGGATTTTACCTTTCAGAATTGTTTGAGCGTAAGTCATGGATGAAGTCAATACCATGAACATTAACGCCAGCATCAGTTGTAAACCTTTTTGCATTTTCTTTGCGTCGTTAGTAGTTGTCTTTGAAAGATGTTACAAATAAAATGCCTTAATTTTCGCTATTTGAATACCCGATTAATATATAGTAAAAAATGGGATGGGTTTTTATGGCTGAGATTAGTCTATAAATGGCCTTTAATTGACTCTCAGAGGTGTTTTTTGGTAAAGTCAAGGATATTTTTAATCTGAGTTTAGAAAAAATGTTGCCTTGAAAAAAATATTTCCTCAGTAGGTCATCAGGGCTGTTCTGTTACTTCAATAATTATAGATACGGACTTGTTTCGTGTTTATTATCATAATATTAGAAATGCATTAACATAATAGTATTTTAAATATTTGATTATTTTATTTTATGATCATGTGTTTTTAGATATTTTTATTATCGTATAATGATATTTTAGCTCTTCTCCGAATCTGTTGATATTTCGGCTTTTGGGCGAAAAATTAGCGTGATTTGTTATGAATCACTCGAATTTTGACATTTTGTTAAAAATTAACGCCTTCATCCGTGATTTGGTGATAAATACAACGACTGTTGGTTGATTTCGTGACTTAATGTCATTTTAAAATAATTTTGCGGTTAATATTTGCTTATCCTCAAAATGTAGTCGAAAAACAAGTATGATGATGTGAATTAAGCAATTTCGATCAGCGTCGTGGGCGACTCATCACGTGCAGACTTTTGCTGGTCATTCGGCAGAATAATGATGAATTCTGTCCCTTCATTTTTATGAAAAGAGACGCGTATTTTGCCATTATGGATCTTAATCAGCTCATGTACCAAAGCCAAACCAACCCCAGTCCCTTTGATTTGATGGGTATTATTTGCCCTGAAGAATGGCTGGAAAAGATTGCCTCTTTGTTCTTCGGGAATACCGATACCAAAATCTCGGATACTGATGCGCAACTGTTCGTCTTTTTCAATCTTCACGAGGGGCGCAGGTGCATTGGCCGAATATTTCAGGGCATTTGACAATAAGTTAGAGAATACCTGTTTCATCAAATTACGGTCAAAGGTCCAATTGACTTCACCAATAACATTGGTAGTGACTGAAATCTTTCGGTGCTCCGGATCCACCGTTTCATACTCTTCGATAAGTTCCTGGAGTAGGGGAATCAAGTCGGTGTTTTCGGGGTTGAAGGCAATTTTCCCTGCCTCACTTTTATTAAAGACCAAAATACTGTTCACCATGTCGGTCAAAGAGTCAATGGCTGAATAGACCCGATCGTATTTGCTGAGTCGCCATTGTTTGGTACTTTCTGAAATCGTCATTTCACCCTCTTCCATTGTTTGGAGTAATTGGGTGGTACTTTTAATGATGGTCATTGGTGTTTTAAACTGGTGACTCACCATGGCGGTAAACTGTGATTTCAATTTCCCGAGCTGTTTTTCTCTGTTCAGGGCAGAGTTAAGTTGAGAGTTGAGTTGCTTGCGCTTTGTAATATCCTGCACAATGGCATCAATGCCGATCAATTGTCCGTGCTGAAAAATCTGAAATTCAGTAATTCTTACCCACTGCAATTTTTTATCATCACGACGGATAGCCACATCGTAAACATGTCTTTTCTGATTGTTCTCCACAATGGAAAAGGGGAATACATGCTGATCGAGAAATTGCTGAACATTGAATATATTGACCTCTTCACCAAATATATGCGATGGACTATTACTGCTAAAGGTCAGCTGGTTATTGGCATCGCGTGAAAACATATAGAATTCTTCCCCAACGGAATCTACGAGGTTTTGAATTTGACTTTGGTACCGTTCGAGTTGATTTTTCTTATTGAAAAGCTGCTCTTCCCGTTTTTTGCTTTGGGCCTTGAAAAGTATGGAGGTCATGCCTGAAAAAGTAAAGCCTGTAACGAAGCTGATCATCACTCTGATTTTTTTTTCTGCATCACTAATGGGGTGAAGCCAGTGCGGGTAAAGCTCCTGTAATGTCCATAACAGAATAAAATTAATAATGACCAGTTTCATGAAAATGTTCCTGTAAGTTTCGGGGATGAAATGCAGAAAACTGATAAAAATAAAGACCATTCCAAAGGCGGAGGACCCGGTAACTCCTCCTGTGCTGAACCAGATCACACTTAGCACGGTATAGGTGATCAATATGAAAAATAGCAGGGGCACATCATATTTTTTTCTCACCCTTGAAAAGTAATAAATCAGTCCAATGCCCAAGGTGAGGGTAAGATAGAGCAATTTGACGATCAGGGGTTGGCCGAAGGTGAAGTTCACGACGGTCATGGAAACAGCAATGAACAAGCCAAAAATAAATAGCCCATTGACCCCTCGGTGTTCAAAGGAAAAGTTGGTGTCTTCACCAAGGATGACCTGCAAAATAAGATTGTTTTTCATGCTGGGTGGAGTTGTTAACGGTAGGTGTTTTATTTGGTGCTGAATTTTTTTCTGTAAAATTCAGCGACCTGATGATTGTAAAAAATGTCTTCTTTGAAGGCTCGTGGAAGAAAGTGCAATTGGGGATATTTCATTTGCATGCTTTCTTTAAAAGTCTGCACCCGTAATTTATGATCGGGGGAGTGGTAGGAGATGAAATACCTTTGAATCGAAGGGTCACCGTCTTTACACAAATGATAGATCCTTTCTATCCAGTCCAATTCTTTGAACCAGGTCTTGACGTTGATCACTGCAATAATCCTATCCTGTTTTATATCAGCAATAACAATATCCAGCGGGTCTTTGCCATTGTCTTTAATTCGGCTGTTGGTCCAAATGCGTAAATGATCTTTGTCATCATATCGTTCAATTTCATTGATGATATAGTGGGCGAGGTACATTTTATAATCACATTCTTTAAAAGCACCGACCTTTTTAAATCCTTCAAAATATAATTGCTCTTCTGCTTTTAGAATGATGTCGTGTATGTTCATAGTAGGGGTCCATTTGTTTTTATGACTTATGCCGCAGCCCTTATGTTGTAACTATTATTTTGCCCGATGTACTAAAAACAAAAAAGTCACACCTGTGAAAGTGTGACTTTTGTAGAATATTTTATGTTGGATAATCTCTATCCTCTATATCTTGGTTTTCTGCCTTCGCCATTGCGTGGGTAAGAGCCTCCTCCGCCACCGCCACTACGACGATTGCCACGGAATCCTCCGCCACTGCCGCCACGACGGTTTCCTTTGAAACCACCACTGCGTTCTTTGCCTTTTTTCTTCTCTACCAATACTTTGCTTTCGCCGAAGTTAAGGTTGCTGAAGGCATCCAAAACGTCGTTTTCGTAATTGGAATCTACTTCAAAGAAAGAGAATTTCTGAAGGATGTCGATTTTACCAATTTCAACTTTGCGTTTCGGCAAGTTGTCATTGATCATACCGATCATTTTTAATTTATTGAAGCCTTCGTTTTCTTCACCTAAGTTGATGTAGAAACGCGTAAACTTGCTGTTTTCCTTATCACGACGATCGCGTTGCTTGCGCTCCTGAATGTTCAGGTCACGGGCGTTTTTGTAATAAGAAAGGATTTGGTTGAATTCAACAGAAACAAAGTGTTTGATCAACTCTTCACGGCTCATCTCAGCAAATTGTGCTGTGATTTCTTCCATGAAAGGAGCGATTTGTTCTTCGTTGATGTCTACATTTTCAACACGTGACATTAAGCTGAAAAGACGGGCTTTACAAACTTCATCACCACCAGGAACCAATTGCTTTTCGAATTTCTTACCAATGAAACGCTCGATATCTTTGATACGGTTCACATCACGGTTTGAAACGATCGCTACTGAAATCCCCTTGTTTCCTGCGCGACCTGTACGACCAGAACGGTGTACATATACTTCGCTATCATCAGGAAGATTATAGTTAATAACGTGTGTCAATTCATTAACATCCAACCCACGGGCAGCAACATCGGTTGCAACCAACAATTTAAGTTGTTTGTTACGGAAGCGGTTCATTACCTGATCACGCTGTCCTTGAGATAGTTCTCCATGAAGAGCATCTGCGTTGTAGCCGTCAGCTTGCAATTTTTCTGCAATGTCTTTAGCCTCTGCACGAGTTCTTGAGAAGATAATCCCGTAAATATCTGGGTTCATATCCGCAACACGCTTGATAGTCTCATAGCGGTCACTTCCGTGAACCAAATAATAAAAGTGCTTTACGTCATCTGAAGCTACATTTCTTTTTCCCATTTTGATAGTCAATGGGTTGGTCATGTAGTTGTCTGCGATGTTTTGGATCTCTTTCGGCATTGTTGCAGAGAACAACAATGTCTGACGTTCGTCAGATGTAGAAGAAAGGATGGTGTTCAAGTCTTCCTTGAAACCCATGTTCAGCATTTCATCAGCCTCATCCAATACCAACCAGTTGATATTAGAGAAGTTGAGAACACGTCGGTTAAGTAAGTCAATTGTACGTCCAGGCGTACCAACGATAACTTGAGCTCCACGTTTGATCGCTCTGATTTGAGAGTCGATTGGTGCACCACCATAAACTGAAACTACTTTAACGTCTCCCATATACTTCAGGAATCGTTCCATTTCCGTAGCGATCTGAATACATAGTTCGCGAGTAGGAGAAAGAATCAATAACTGAGCATTTTTCGATTTTGGATCAATTCGGTGAAGAATTGGCAATCCAAAAGCCGCAGTTTTACCCGTTCCGGTCTGCGCCAAGGCTACTAAATCCTGATCCGTTGACAGGATATGAGGAATGGTTTTGGATTGAATCGGAGAAGGTGTTTCGAAACCCATTTCCGTGATGGCATCCAAAAGTTCATTCCGAAGCCCTGTTTCTTGAAAATTCTGCATATATTGTTTTATATTATTGTAGGGGCTGCTGCAATAATCCTGCCTAAAAATTTCAAGATTTGTACCCGCAACCCGGTATTGGAGTGCAAAGGTACGTTTTCTTTTGGTTAAATCACCAATATGCTATCAAATTATTAATGAGTTGGGGCTTTAAGTGATAAAAGTACAATAAGTACCTATTAAAAGCTTGTTTCACTTTGGTGTTTTTTGGCCAAAAAAAAGGCATTGCTGTTTTTAGCAATGCCTTTTTCTGAAAATCGGACTATATTAAGCCATAGAATGGAAAACGTTCAAAACGTCGTCGTCTTCTTCAATTTTCGCCAATAATTTTTCCACATCGGCAGCGTCTTCTTCGCTAAGTTCCTTGGTTACCTGTGGGATACGTTCGAATCCTGAAGAAAGAATTTCCATGCCACGTGCTTCAAGTTCTTTCTGAAGACCACCGTAGCTGGCGAATTCGCCATATACCATAATGTCATCTTCATCGCCGTCCACAAATACTTCTTCGGCGCCAAAGTCAATCAATTCAAGTTCTAATTCCTCCACATCGATATCTCCCGGATTTTTCAGGCGGAAGTTACAAGTGTGGTCAAACATAAATTCTACAGAACCTGACGTTCCCAGGCTACCGTTGCATTTATTGAAATAAGAACGAATGTTGGCCACCGTTCTTTTATTGTTATCTGTAGCAGTCTCGATAAGGATAGCGATACCATGAGGCGCATAGCCTTCAAATAAAGCCTCTTTATAGTCAGAGGTATCTTTTGAGGAAGCTTTTTTAATAGCGCGCTCGATATTGTCTTTTGGCATATTCTCCGCTTTTGCGTTTTGGAGAATTGCTCTAAGGCGAGAGTTGCTGTCTGGATCCGGGCCACTTTCTTTTACTGCGATAGTGATCTCACGACCGATTTTAGTGAAAGTCTTGGACATATGTGCCCAACGCTTCATTTTTCTCGCCTTCCGGAATTCAAATGCTCTTCCCATTTTATACCTTGATATTTTTTTGTCAATAAGTTTAGGCAGCCTTTGGGGCTGCGATATTTCGCAATTTAGTAATTCTAATTTATTACATACAAATAACAGACTTGAAATTTGACAGACAAGCAGTGTTTCCTTTAAATTATTTAGTGGTTTAGCTGGTTGGTTTGAAGCAGGAGATAGGGTGGTAAGTTGTTGGTGTATTGGGAGCTGTGGGAGGTGTTGTTATTCAGGCTTTGCTGTGATTTGCTTTATTAATGATTGTTTTATTATTCTATTGGGTTAAGCTTCAGTGGGCAATTATTACAGGGGCGGAAGTCAAAAAATATTGCGAAGGTTGAAGTGCTTACCGAGGGGTGTTTATGTAAGAGCGTCATCGTAATTTGTAAAATGGGTTCAAGGAAGGGGGGGCTGTAATGAATTGTACCTAAAACGATCGTTACCTTATTGGTGCAGAACCTAAAAATTCTGAAAACCGCAATTCGTATGTTTGAATAGTGAATGGTAACCGTTTTGTAAGGCAGGGTATGATGTAAGTTTTTAATAAAAAATTAACTTTTATTTACATTATTGGCGGTAACCCGACGTGTATAGCTTTTTTGTTAATCCTCCGTCTTTTAGGTTAATAGCCACTGTATTAGTCTTTTATGGGGGTGTTTTCAGGGTGGATTGAATTTGTTATATTTTAAATATGATAGATGAAATAATGTTTTTATGTACCAAATGCAGGTTGAATGCGGGTAATTTATGGAGGCTTATTGTTTTAAAAGTCGTCTTTTTTGGTGGATATATAGTATAATTTGAAAAGGCATTAGATTAAATTTGGAAAAAATATAGATTTTGGGAGTGGGGAAGGGTTCGCCTTTCTTAGCTTTTGCCTTTTATCAGAAAACAAAACATCAACCAATATTGACTCAAATGAAGGATAAACTACCTATCCAGATCCTGATGCTGTTCTTGATGCTGAACGTAATAACTTCTGCAACTTCAACTTCTTTAGCTTCTGACAAAGCCTATAACAAGCCTTTACAGTATAGCAACTTTGGGCCTACCAATCTTAGTGAAGAGCACGCAGCGATGGACACCCTGCTGTACAACCGTATCTTTGCTGATTTCTTGATTATTGCTTCCAGTACGGCGGCAAACATTGAACTTATTGATGCCCACGAAACGGGCAACGATAGCGGTGCGACCAATGTTAATCAACCAGAGGTGAAGGTAAAGACCAGCCTGGCTGCTGCCGTTAAGGGTGCTATTTTTATCGACGGAACAGAATTGGACAATTTCCCACTCACCAGTGCTATGGTCGATGAAACATTTAAGCTTTATCCTTTGGGGGGGAATCCCGGAGATCCTTTGCCTGACGGTTCTTATGAGTTAAAGCTTACCGTATATGATAATGGAGATAACGTCATTGGTAATTCTCAGACCTATGATTTATTTGTCGATACCGTACAACCAGACCCGTGGACGGTAGCGCTGGCGCAGGATTCGAACACGGGCTTCAATCCTGACGATAATTTCTCCAATGTGGCTAAACCTAAAATGGAGTTTAGAGGCGTCACCGAAATAGGTACTTTTTTCTATATTAAAGTGAGTTATAAACCGCTGCCGGGAGGACAAACAAAAACCTTTGCGGAGGTCCCTGTAAAAGATTACTATGCAGTCAATTTAGGCGATATTATCGGGGGGGAACTTGGTGATGGTTCTTTTGAGGTTTTCTGTACGGTTTCGGATGGTGCTGGTAATGAAAGTGTTCGGTCGATAAAAGAAACCATCAATATTGACACTACAGCACCTGTTGATCCAACGGCTATTGTGATGCAGGACGCTTCAGGGAATGATATCGGTAGTGTTACCGCTATAACACAGCCTTACTTTGAAACTTCTGGAGAGGCTTCTGGTCTAATGACCTTCGTGTTTACGAAGGGCGGGGCTACGGTGTCAACAGTAACTCTTGATAAAAGAACAGAATCTGTCAGTGGATTGGATGATTACCTTGTACAGGTAGGAAGTCAGCTTGCAGATGGTAATTATAGTGTAACTGCCTCCCTTACCGATAAAGCCGGGAACGTTTCTTCCGCTTCACCAACTTTTAATTTTAAAATAGATACCACTCCTCCTCCTGTTCCATCGCAGCCTCAGTTGGTGGCCGATGACGATACCGGGGATCAAGGAGATAATATAACAAGCAAAAAAACGGTAAGATTTGAAGGGACCGCAGAGCAGGGCAGCACGGTTACGCTTACTGCAGTAAATGGCGGCGTGTCTATAACAGGTAGCGCAGTAGTAGATGCGGCAGGAAAATATGTGGTAACGCTGGATTTTAATGGCGAAGCTGATGCCACCTACAGTATTACTGCTACGGCGACCGACCCGGCAGGAAATACCTCCAACCCAACTCAGGCAATTTCATTTACCATAGACTCAACACCACCCGCAGTACCAAGCAACCCTGTGTTGTCTGCGGATACTGATACCGGCCGTAGTGATTCCGATATGGTAACGAATGCGCAAACGGTTAAAATCATCGGAACGACGGAGAATCCATCCTATGTAACCATTGAAATCAGTGGTGAGGAAAACCGTACCGTAGGGCCAGTTAAATTCACCACAGGAAATTATGCTTTTGATGTGGCAGGTCTTCCGGAAGGTAACTATACCCTCAAAGCACTTGCCGTTGATATTGCCGGAAATGGTCCGGTGGCATCTGTAGGTGTTACCAATATGGTTATTGACCGTCAAGCACCTTCAGCACCGATCGCAGCAGTTTTAAACAACGACCCTGCTGATGATACTGGCGACTTGGGAGACCATATTACCTCCAATAAAAATGGTAGACTGGTCGGGAGTT from Persicobacter psychrovividus includes the following:
- a CDS encoding TonB-dependent receptor, encoding MQKGLQLMLALMFMVLTSSMTYAQTILKGKILEDGTHDPVIGANVLLDHTTQGTITSIDGSFTLKTDKTGPQTVDVSFVGMETQQIPVTLNGTTQDLGTILLKGDAVGLQEVQVFASVATDRKTPVAVATIKAKALQEKLGTQEFPEVLKSTPGVYATKQGGGFGDSRISLRGFGSENIAVLINGMPVNDMENGRVYWSNWAGLSDVTRSMQVQRGLGASKLAIPSMGGTINILTQATDAKQGGSFFVGVGNDGFSKESVTLSTGQMDNGWAVSFSGAHTKGNGYVDATQFEGWSYFLNVSKQWTPNHMMSFNVFGASQEHGQRSTRLSLEDIYNNGRRYNADWGVYNGHVLNSKSNSYSKPVFSLNDYWTINDKLQLSTVLYASFGRGGGVAGYGKDAYFNNYRLPNSHIDFDALAQENNDAADGKPAGESTTIMANAINSHNWYGGVSTLTANLSPALTLTSGVDLRAYTGFHTKEVTDLMGGDYMIDRNFDVNDPNKIARVGDEVGFKNDSHVLWQSLFSQLEYSKDNLSAFVSGYGSNIMYKRKDYFNYTEGNQETDYVSFQTYGIKGGVNYNFNAHHNVFVNAGYLQRPPFMNAVFMNYKNDINKGAVNEKIITIEGGYGYRSAKFAGNANAYITKWQDKAMTRTLFGEAQDGGDLFANITGLSALHEGVEFDFEYRPSKLLTIKGSGSINNWYWIDDVNATFYDQNQQPVGGEKALSVKDLKVGNAAQTTGALGVRYEVLPKLRIGLEGTYFGNIYADYDPSKRDFDAEHPETADREQSWKMPNYFLLDFNVNYGFKIGKFDATIFGNLNNILDTDYIADARDGNDHNWQSALAYPTVGRTWSLGMKVKF
- a CDS encoding leucine-rich repeat domain-containing protein gives rise to the protein MKASLYFFFPLIFLSLVGATQLCEASSAPNNTPIKGVQAAQTPLSKQYDALKKLGLSQTSKKVYLDQDGNVTSLHLNGTGLTELPPEIRYLTSIVYLELSNNQLTSLPVEIGYLTNLMELDISRNKLIKIPTTIGNLKKLKHLDLDQNNLALLPDEFGHLPNLEYLKISYNKLIKLPNTIDGWESLKKLYIEGNQLMRLPNEFSELKQLQTLIAYNNQLVELPKNFGKLKALKAILMHNNALSSLPKSFSQLESLEQLNLHENNITELPKAIGDLKNLLNLVLNDNQLKRLPNSIGNLSQLVNLEIQRNQLSELPETIGGLTNLKVLYLPDNDIEYLPASVAEMRSLYIVILNNNKIRDISPLNGHYRIIRELNLSNNNLSELPAFFGKHTSLEELNLSKNSITKLPDSFSDLEDLRILNLENNLITQLPENFGNLGALTTLKLRENNLKILPESIGNLRELKTLNLDDNQLNNLPTSIGQLSQLKYLRLNDNNLTELPETIVNLSSLVELRVSRNKLTGLPKGFDKIGSSSLTVYLSVNPLSQFAQVLADQYRNIHFSWQIPK
- a CDS encoding PAS domain-containing sensor histidine kinase, encoding MKNNLILQVILGEDTNFSFEHRGVNGLFIFGLFIAVSMTVVNFTFGQPLIVKLLYLTLTLGIGLIYYFSRVRKKYDVPLLFFILITYTVLSVIWFSTGGVTGSSAFGMVFIFISFLHFIPETYRNIFMKLVIINFILLWTLQELYPHWLHPISDAEKKIRVMISFVTGFTFSGMTSILFKAQSKKREEQLFNKKNQLERYQSQIQNLVDSVGEEFYMFSRDANNQLTFSSNSPSHIFGEEVNIFNVQQFLDQHVFPFSIVENNQKRHVYDVAIRRDDKKLQWVRITEFQIFQHGQLIGIDAIVQDITKRKQLNSQLNSALNREKQLGKLKSQFTAMVSHQFKTPMTIIKSTTQLLQTMEEGEMTISESTKQWRLSKYDRVYSAIDSLTDMVNSILVFNKSEAGKIAFNPENTDLIPLLQELIEEYETVDPEHRKISVTTNVIGEVNWTFDRNLMKQVFSNLLSNALKYSANAPAPLVKIEKDEQLRISIRDFGIGIPEEQRGNLFQPFFRANNTHQIKGTGVGLALVHELIKIHNGKIRVSFHKNEGTEFIIILPNDQQKSARDESPTTLIEIA